One window of Streptomyces sp. SUK 48 genomic DNA carries:
- a CDS encoding ABC transporter permease yields the protein MSPEVLDTPAAAKAPDRARSRAQAARRRKLFVNAARVVLLVAVLGLWEALSRAKVIDPFNFSMPSKIWDQISTWVMHGTALGSLGEQVWYTLYEALLGWLVGVVAGVLLGIALGRIGLLAEVLGPYIKVLNSIPRIVLAPIFLIWFGLGPSSKVASAVVLVFFPVFFNAFQGAREVDRNLVANARILGASDRRVTLQVVIPSATSWIFTSLHVSFGFALIGAIVGEYIGATKGIGLLVAQSQNTFNAAGVYAAMVILAVVALAAEGLLTFAERRIFRWKPAGSES from the coding sequence ATGTCGCCTGAGGTTCTCGACACCCCGGCCGCCGCCAAGGCCCCCGACCGCGCGCGAAGCCGCGCCCAGGCCGCCCGCCGCCGCAAGCTTTTCGTCAACGCCGCGCGAGTGGTGCTCCTGGTCGCCGTGCTCGGCCTGTGGGAGGCGCTGTCCCGGGCGAAGGTCATCGATCCGTTCAACTTCTCGATGCCCTCCAAGATCTGGGACCAGATCTCCACCTGGGTCATGCACGGCACCGCGCTCGGGTCCCTGGGCGAGCAGGTCTGGTACACGCTCTACGAGGCGCTGCTCGGCTGGCTCGTGGGGGTGGTCGCCGGTGTCCTCCTCGGTATCGCGCTGGGCCGGATCGGCCTCCTCGCCGAGGTGCTTGGTCCATACATCAAGGTGCTCAACTCGATTCCCCGGATCGTCCTCGCGCCCATCTTCCTGATCTGGTTCGGCCTCGGGCCGTCCTCCAAGGTCGCCTCCGCCGTGGTGCTGGTGTTCTTCCCGGTGTTCTTCAACGCCTTCCAGGGCGCCCGCGAGGTGGACCGCAACCTGGTGGCCAACGCCCGCATCCTGGGCGCGAGCGACCGCAGGGTGACCCTCCAGGTGGTCATCCCGTCGGCCACCTCCTGGATCTTCACCAGCCTCCATGTCAGCTTCGGCTTCGCGCTGATCGGCGCGATCGTCGGCGAGTACATCGGCGCGACCAAGGGCATCGGCCTGCTCGTCGCGCAGTCGCAGAACACCTTCAACGCGGCCGGTGTGTACGCCGCGATGGTCATCCTCGCCGTCGTCGCCCTCGCCGCCGAGGGCCTGCTGACCTTCGCCGAGCGGCGCATCTTCCGCTGGAAGCCCGCCGGTTCGGAGAGCTGA
- a CDS encoding FAD-dependent monooxygenase — MLDVLIAGAGPVGLWLAAELRLHGVEVTVVERRAAPDGRSRAVGMQAGTLDTFATRGLAERFIERGTPVPTGHFGAATTRLDFSTTGAVHPFMLALGQSVTEQLLEEHAVAVGARVLRGAEVVSLTQGPDAVEVVIRGDGTHRTERARWVVGCDGTRSAVRRAAGIDFPGRDTTLTGWLADVELDDPPTAPLAAAGPAGSLLAAPIGDGVHRLAGLSTATMHRGAGEALTLEEVREQTRALLGRDLGIRNPRWLSRYGNATRQAARYRAGRVLVAGDAAHMFFPAGGQGMNLGIQDATNLGWKLAATLQGRAADGLLDSYDTERRPAARAVIDNTRAQLALFAAASPEQIALREVWSAALAEPRTNRQWARRIAGFDDPLPADIAPGGHPLDGTRLAGLALDSAETPTAHPLMHRGRPLLLDLGGTRTPCAAGGPEQRTVTVDTEASDRIWRDVTAVLIRPDARIAWAGTDTDPRRRATGCRTALRTLYR; from the coding sequence ATGCTCGACGTGCTGATCGCCGGGGCGGGCCCGGTGGGGCTCTGGCTGGCCGCGGAGCTGCGCCTGCACGGGGTGGAGGTGACCGTCGTGGAACGCCGGGCGGCACCGGACGGACGGTCGCGCGCGGTCGGCATGCAGGCGGGCACGCTCGACACCTTCGCCACCCGCGGGCTCGCGGAGCGGTTCATCGAACGGGGCACCCCGGTGCCGACCGGCCACTTCGGGGCGGCGACGACCAGGCTGGACTTCTCCACGACCGGAGCGGTGCACCCGTTCATGCTGGCGCTCGGCCAGTCCGTCACCGAACAGCTCCTGGAGGAGCACGCGGTCGCCGTGGGCGCCCGGGTGCTGCGCGGCGCTGAAGTCGTCTCGCTCACCCAGGGACCGGACGCCGTCGAGGTGGTGATCCGGGGCGACGGCACCCACCGGACCGAGCGGGCCCGCTGGGTGGTGGGCTGCGACGGCACCCGCAGCGCGGTGCGCCGGGCGGCCGGCATCGACTTCCCGGGCCGGGACACCACGTTGACCGGGTGGCTCGCCGACGTCGAGCTGGACGACCCGCCCACCGCGCCGCTCGCCGCCGCCGGGCCCGCCGGTTCGTTGCTGGCGGCCCCAATTGGCGACGGCGTCCACCGGCTGGCGGGCCTGTCCACGGCCACCATGCACCGCGGCGCCGGAGAAGCGCTCACCCTAGAAGAGGTGCGCGAGCAGACCCGGGCGCTCCTGGGACGCGATCTGGGCATCCGCAACCCCCGGTGGCTGTCGCGCTACGGCAACGCCACCCGCCAGGCCGCGCGGTACCGGGCCGGACGGGTACTGGTGGCCGGGGACGCGGCGCACATGTTCTTCCCGGCCGGTGGGCAGGGCATGAACCTCGGCATCCAGGACGCCACCAACCTGGGCTGGAAGCTGGCCGCCACCCTTCAGGGGCGGGCCGCCGACGGACTGCTCGACAGCTACGACACCGAGCGCCGGCCGGCCGCCCGCGCCGTCATCGACAACACTCGGGCGCAGCTCGCCCTGTTCGCGGCGGCGAGCCCGGAGCAGATCGCGCTGCGCGAGGTCTGGTCCGCCGCGCTGGCCGAGCCGCGGACCAACCGCCAGTGGGCCCGCAGGATCGCCGGCTTCGACGACCCACTGCCCGCTGACATCGCACCCGGCGGGCACCCGCTGGACGGCACGCGGCTGGCGGGCCTCGCCCTGGACTCGGCCGAAACGCCCACCGCCCACCCGTTGATGCACCGCGGCCGGCCGTTGCTGCTGGACCTCGGCGGGACGCGGACGCCGTGTGCCGCGGGTGGTCCGGAACAGCGGACGGTCACCGTCGACACCGAAGCCTCGGATCGGATCTGGCGGGACGTCACCGCCGTTCTGATCCGGCCGGACGCCCGGATCGCCTGGGCCGGCACCGACACCGACCCGCGGCGCCGGGCCACGGGCTGCCGCACCGCCCTGCGCACTCTGTACCGCTGA
- a CDS encoding response regulator transcription factor: MTEPEGEKKPARVVVADDQTVVREGIVMLLGLLPGVEVIGAAGDGEEAVRLVGELAPDVVLMDLRMPRCDGVEATRRIREQYPGTQVVVLTTYADDESLFPALRAGARGYLTKDAGGEEIVRAVESVLSGEAGLSPSVQRRLLERLSQAEPRPVALVPTTSEPPDGLTVRETEVLVLIAEGLSNQEIAGRLHVSNATVKTHINNLFAKTGLKDRAQAVRYAYAKGLVRPPAG, from the coding sequence ATGACCGAGCCCGAGGGGGAGAAGAAGCCGGCGCGGGTGGTGGTCGCCGACGATCAGACCGTCGTCCGGGAAGGCATCGTGATGCTGCTCGGACTGCTCCCGGGCGTCGAGGTCATCGGCGCCGCGGGAGACGGCGAGGAGGCGGTGCGCCTGGTCGGGGAACTCGCCCCCGACGTCGTCCTGATGGACCTCCGGATGCCCCGCTGCGACGGCGTGGAGGCCACCCGGCGGATCCGGGAGCAGTACCCCGGGACCCAGGTGGTGGTGCTCACCACGTACGCCGACGACGAGTCGCTGTTCCCCGCCCTGCGGGCCGGCGCCCGGGGCTATCTGACCAAGGACGCGGGCGGCGAGGAGATCGTACGGGCCGTGGAGAGCGTGCTGTCGGGGGAGGCGGGGCTGTCGCCGAGCGTCCAGCGCCGGCTGCTGGAGCGGCTGTCGCAGGCCGAGCCCCGGCCGGTCGCGCTCGTGCCCACGACCTCTGAGCCCCCGGACGGGCTGACCGTGCGCGAGACCGAGGTCCTCGTGCTGATCGCCGAGGGCCTCAGCAACCAGGAGATCGCCGGCAGGCTGCATGTCTCGAACGCGACTGTGAAAACGCACATCAACAACCTGTTCGCGAAGACCGGCCTCAAGGACCGGGCGCAGGCGGTGCGTTACGCCTACGCCAAGGGGCTGGTGCGGCCGCCCGCGGGGTGA
- a CDS encoding cation acetate symporter: MTGEHQTLALLLFSGFVAVSLGITTWVGRRRRGSAEEFYTGGRLFSPMENGFAITGDYISAASFLGVTGLIALYGYDGLLYVVGFLVAWLVVLFLVAELVRNCGRFTLADVVAARMSERPVRIAAGTSSVVVSVLYLVAQMVGAGSLVALLLGRTSGAAQAWTVIGVGALMVVYVSLGGMRATTWIQIVKAVLLLGGTVALTVLLLLRFHGDVDQLLVTAARRSGHGDAFLAPGLKYGGSWTARLDFISLGLALVLGTAGLPHILSRFYTVPTARAARRSAVWSIGLIGGFYLLTIVLGFGAAAVVGPKALRASNAAGNTAMPLLALDLGGGAGSTGGTVLFAVVAAVAFATILAVVAGITLASSASVAHDLYASLRRPGDGHKGGVHREVAVARFAAVGIGAVAIALGLLARDLNVAYLVGLAFAVAASANLPVLMYSLFWRGFTTRGAVWAVYGGLVPALGLVLLSPVVSGCRGSLFPGVDFQYFPLQNPGIVSIPLGFLAGWLGTVTSDEIPDEAKYAETEVRSLTGAGAA; the protein is encoded by the coding sequence GTGACCGGCGAGCATCAGACGCTGGCGCTGCTGCTGTTCAGCGGATTCGTGGCGGTCAGCCTCGGGATCACGACGTGGGTGGGCCGGCGGCGGCGCGGTTCGGCGGAGGAGTTCTACACGGGCGGGCGGTTGTTCTCCCCGATGGAGAATGGTTTTGCCATCACGGGCGACTACATCTCGGCGGCCTCCTTCCTGGGCGTCACCGGGCTCATCGCGTTGTACGGCTACGACGGGCTGCTGTATGTGGTGGGCTTTCTCGTGGCGTGGCTGGTGGTGCTGTTCCTGGTGGCCGAACTGGTGCGCAACTGCGGGCGGTTCACCCTGGCCGACGTGGTGGCCGCGCGGATGAGCGAGCGCCCGGTGCGGATCGCGGCGGGCACGTCCTCGGTCGTGGTGTCCGTGCTGTACCTGGTGGCGCAGATGGTCGGCGCGGGCAGCCTGGTGGCGCTGCTGCTCGGCCGCACGAGCGGGGCGGCCCAGGCGTGGACGGTCATCGGGGTCGGCGCGCTCATGGTGGTCTATGTGTCGCTGGGCGGGATGCGGGCGACCACCTGGATCCAGATCGTGAAGGCGGTGCTGCTGCTCGGCGGGACGGTCGCGCTGACCGTGCTCCTTCTGCTGCGGTTCCACGGCGATGTCGATCAGTTGCTGGTCACGGCCGCGCGGCGCAGCGGCCACGGGGACGCCTTCCTCGCGCCCGGCCTGAAGTACGGCGGCAGCTGGACCGCCCGTCTCGACTTCATCAGCCTGGGGCTCGCGCTGGTGCTGGGCACCGCCGGGCTGCCGCACATCCTGTCCCGCTTCTACACGGTGCCCACCGCGCGCGCCGCGCGCCGTTCCGCGGTGTGGTCGATCGGGCTGATCGGCGGGTTCTATCTGCTGACGATCGTCCTCGGGTTCGGGGCGGCGGCGGTCGTGGGCCCCAAGGCCCTGCGCGCCTCGAACGCGGCCGGGAACACGGCGATGCCGCTGCTCGCCCTCGACCTGGGCGGCGGCGCCGGCTCCACTGGAGGAACGGTTCTGTTCGCGGTGGTCGCCGCCGTCGCCTTCGCCACGATCCTCGCGGTGGTCGCGGGTATCACGCTCGCCTCCTCCGCCTCCGTGGCCCATGACCTCTACGCCTCCCTCCGGCGGCCGGGCGACGGGCACAAGGGCGGGGTGCACCGCGAGGTGGCCGTGGCGCGGTTCGCCGCCGTCGGGATCGGTGCCGTGGCGATCGCGCTCGGACTGCTGGCCCGGGACCTCAACGTCGCCTATCTGGTCGGACTCGCCTTCGCGGTCGCCGCGTCCGCCAATCTGCCGGTGCTGATGTACTCGCTGTTCTGGCGCGGCTTCACCACCCGCGGCGCGGTGTGGGCCGTGTACGGCGGGCTGGTCCCGGCGCTCGGGCTCGTACTGCTGTCCCCGGTGGTCTCCGGCTGCCGCGGCTCGCTGTTCCCCGGCGTCGACTTCCAGTACTTCCCGTTGCAGAACCCGGGCATCGTCTCCATCCCGCTCGGCTTCCTCGCCGGCTGGCTGGGCACGGTCACCTCGGACGAGATCCCGGACGAGGCCAAGTACGCCGAGACGGAGGTGCGCTCCCTCACCGGGGCCGGGGCTGCCTAG
- a CDS encoding ABC transporter ATP-binding protein, with amino-acid sequence MSAHTGPAIELRGASKTFRTPSGGLHTAVRGLDLTVGRGEFVAVVGPTGCGKSTTLTLVSGLEEPTEGEVTVAGEPVGGVGDKVGFVFQQDATFPWRTVLSNVMAGPRFRGVPKAEARQKAREWLGRVGLAAFEDRYPHQLSGGQRKRVALAATFVNDPEILLMDEPFSALDVQTRALMSDELLELWEGTGASVVFVTHDLEESIALADKVVVMTAGPATVKQVFEIDLPRPRKVESVRLQPRFIEIYREIWESLGEEVRITRERGAAHVA; translated from the coding sequence ATGAGCGCACACACCGGCCCCGCCATCGAGCTGCGGGGCGCGAGCAAGACCTTCAGAACCCCGTCAGGGGGACTGCACACGGCCGTGCGCGGTCTGGATCTCACTGTGGGACGCGGTGAGTTCGTGGCCGTCGTGGGACCGACCGGCTGCGGCAAGTCCACCACGCTGACCCTGGTCAGCGGGCTGGAGGAGCCCACCGAGGGCGAGGTGACGGTCGCCGGCGAACCGGTCGGCGGCGTCGGCGACAAGGTCGGTTTCGTCTTCCAGCAGGACGCCACCTTCCCCTGGCGCACCGTCCTGTCGAACGTCATGGCCGGACCCCGCTTCCGGGGCGTCCCCAAGGCGGAGGCCCGGCAGAAGGCCCGCGAGTGGCTGGGCCGGGTCGGGCTCGCCGCCTTCGAGGACCGCTACCCGCACCAGCTCTCCGGCGGCCAGCGCAAGCGCGTCGCCCTCGCCGCCACCTTCGTCAACGACCCCGAGATCCTGCTCATGGACGAGCCGTTCTCGGCGCTCGACGTGCAGACCCGGGCACTGATGTCGGACGAACTGCTGGAGCTGTGGGAGGGCACCGGCGCCTCGGTCGTCTTCGTCACCCACGACCTGGAGGAGTCCATCGCGCTGGCCGACAAGGTCGTCGTGATGACCGCCGGGCCCGCCACCGTCAAGCAGGTCTTCGAGATCGATCTGCCCCGGCCGCGGAAGGTCGAGTCGGTGCGCCTCCAGCCGCGGTTCATCGAGATCTACCGGGAGATCTGGGAGTCGCTCGGCGAAGAGGTCCGCATCACCCGCGAGCGGGGTGCCGCCCATGTCGCCTGA
- a CDS encoding DUF485 domain-containing protein, with translation MQSSDDRARGAGDGPERSAGNRRDHGAPCRAARHEDPWCDSSALGWGEPYGAGSPPPAVPSARGEMDAAAVHAREVYVEVQRSAAFQEVRGRYRRFVVPGVAVFLSWYVAYVVAATTAPELMARPVVGAVNVAMLAGLGQFLTTFLLTWAYTRHARLRRDRAALELRWETQELTRGTRGGAR, from the coding sequence ATGCAGTCAAGCGATGATCGTGCCCGCGGAGCAGGGGACGGTCCCGAGCGTTCGGCCGGGAACCGGAGGGACCACGGCGCACCCTGCCGCGCTGCGCGGCACGAGGACCCTTGGTGCGACTCGTCGGCCCTCGGCTGGGGCGAGCCGTACGGCGCCGGATCACCCCCTCCGGCCGTACCCTCGGCGCGCGGGGAGATGGACGCGGCGGCGGTGCACGCCCGCGAGGTGTACGTCGAGGTGCAGCGCAGCGCCGCCTTCCAGGAAGTGCGGGGCAGATACCGGCGGTTCGTGGTGCCGGGGGTCGCGGTCTTCCTGAGCTGGTACGTGGCGTACGTGGTGGCGGCGACCACCGCTCCGGAGCTGATGGCCCGGCCCGTGGTGGGCGCGGTGAACGTGGCGATGCTCGCGGGGCTGGGGCAGTTCCTCACCACGTTCCTGCTCACCTGGGCCTACACCCGGCACGCGCGGCTGCGGCGGGATCGGGCGGCGTTGGAACTGCGCTGGGAGACACAGGAGTTGACCCGGGGGACACGGGGAGGTGCCCGGTGA
- a CDS encoding response regulator, which translates to MIDVLVVDDDFRVAEINAKYVGKVPGFRVAARAHSAAQALAAVERGAIDLVLLDHYLPDRTGLELVHRMREQGHGADVIMITAAGDVATVQHAMRLGALHYLVKPFTFAALRTRLDSYAALRRTVDRVGGRGVAGQEQVDRIFGALRTAPAPSAPGLPSGHTVPTTDLICDVLHSADHPLSAHEVAARTGLSRSTAQRYLRHLEQAGRLRLSLKYGDTGRPEHRYAWVAP; encoded by the coding sequence ATGATTGACGTCCTGGTGGTCGACGACGACTTCCGCGTCGCTGAGATAAACGCCAAATACGTGGGAAAGGTTCCGGGGTTCCGGGTGGCCGCCCGCGCGCACAGCGCCGCCCAGGCGCTGGCCGCCGTGGAACGCGGCGCCATCGATCTGGTGCTGCTCGACCACTATCTGCCGGACCGTACCGGCCTGGAACTCGTCCACCGCATGCGGGAGCAGGGCCATGGCGCGGACGTCATCATGATCACGGCGGCCGGCGATGTCGCCACCGTCCAGCATGCGATGCGCCTGGGCGCCCTGCACTACCTGGTGAAGCCGTTCACCTTCGCCGCGCTGCGCACCCGTCTCGACTCCTATGCCGCGCTGCGCCGCACGGTCGACCGGGTGGGCGGCCGGGGGGTGGCGGGCCAGGAGCAGGTGGACCGGATCTTCGGGGCGCTGCGCACGGCGCCCGCCCCCTCCGCGCCCGGCCTGCCGAGCGGCCACACCGTGCCGACGACAGACCTGATATGCGACGTCCTGCACAGCGCCGACCATCCACTCTCCGCCCACGAGGTCGCCGCCCGCACCGGTCTGAGCCGCTCCACGGCCCAGCGCTACCTCCGCCACCTGGAACAGGCCGGCCGCCTGCGACTCTCCCTGAAGTACGGCGACACCGGCCGCCCGGAACACCGGTACGCGTGGGTGGCGCCGTGA
- a CDS encoding DUF1453 family protein — protein MVGLANALVIVAVVALVLARQFRARPIDTDRRWWLLPLILGVIALREPGILDAHHRVGSAALLAVELLIGLAMGAGWAWTTHIWTEPDGAVWSKGTKASAAVWIAGIALRIGVFALGAAFGLHQHSSGLLLGFAASLLVRAGILTWRASTLGARKPLTTQPLGATSRPAAAYGDGRPAGEERL, from the coding sequence ATGGTGGGGCTCGCCAACGCACTGGTGATCGTGGCCGTCGTCGCGCTCGTGCTGGCACGCCAGTTCCGCGCACGCCCGATCGACACGGACCGCCGCTGGTGGCTGCTGCCCCTGATCCTCGGGGTCATAGCGCTGCGCGAACCCGGCATCCTCGACGCCCATCACCGCGTCGGGTCCGCCGCACTGCTCGCCGTGGAACTGCTCATCGGCCTGGCCATGGGCGCGGGCTGGGCCTGGACCACGCACATCTGGACCGAGCCGGACGGCGCGGTGTGGAGCAAGGGCACCAAGGCGAGCGCCGCCGTCTGGATCGCCGGCATCGCCCTGCGCATCGGCGTCTTCGCCCTCGGCGCCGCCTTCGGCCTGCACCAGCACAGCTCCGGCCTGCTCCTCGGCTTCGCCGCCTCCCTGCTGGTCCGCGCCGGGATCCTGACCTGGCGTGCGAGCACCCTCGGCGCTCGTAAGCCGCTGACCACCCAGCCTCTCGGCGCCACGAGCCGTCCCGCCGCGGCGTACGGTGACGGCAGGCCCGCCGGAGAGGAGCGCCTGTGA
- a CDS encoding TetR/AcrR family transcriptional regulator C-terminal domain-containing protein — protein MGTTRGEIVAATLAVLDEHGLDGVTMRAVATRLGVQHNTVRWHASSKGRLLELASDELLAHCLDEPLPEAFPDRLRELSRRCRAALLSHRDAAKMVAGVFAAEPHTLRYADAVIATLLAAGHSPRTAAWTHWSIFYLTLGLTQEQQAAQETAPALHPDQTPAASYPALAQVLPHVGPDSFDQRFEFALGLIIAGLSRAEEPHGPGTGGDVGDSPAD, from the coding sequence ATGGGTACGACACGGGGCGAGATCGTCGCCGCCACGCTGGCAGTCCTCGACGAGCACGGCCTGGACGGCGTGACCATGCGCGCCGTCGCGACCCGGCTCGGCGTGCAGCACAACACCGTCCGCTGGCACGCCTCCAGCAAGGGCCGCCTGCTCGAACTCGCCTCCGACGAACTCCTCGCGCACTGCCTCGACGAGCCGCTGCCCGAGGCGTTCCCCGACCGGCTCAGGGAACTGAGCCGCCGCTGCCGCGCGGCACTGCTCTCCCACCGCGACGCCGCCAAGATGGTCGCGGGCGTCTTCGCGGCCGAGCCGCACACGCTGCGCTACGCCGACGCCGTGATCGCCACCCTGCTCGCGGCCGGCCATTCGCCGCGCACGGCCGCGTGGACGCACTGGTCGATCTTCTATCTGACCCTGGGCCTCACCCAGGAACAGCAGGCCGCCCAGGAAACCGCGCCGGCCCTCCACCCGGACCAGACCCCGGCCGCCAGCTACCCGGCCCTGGCCCAGGTCCTGCCGCACGTCGGCCCCGACAGCTTCGACCAGCGCTTCGAATTCGCCCTCGGCCTGATCATCGCCGGTCTCTCCCGGGCAGAGGAGCCTCACGGCCCGGGTACCGGCGGAGACGTGGGTGACTCTCCGGCCGACTGA
- a CDS encoding histidine kinase translates to MTENAWTRWPSKEALGRAGTTRPRRLLAWAVRILVIALLLWGAYNQKHVDAWTGVAALAGVVVAGFLGWAFFRTTYQHRLLPSLILLATLMGIAVAAEATGFRALALVLWCGCGITALERLPLAAAAPVTSAGLAAYSAFNNDVWLTTAASVVGMALAGYVLRLDAEARGNAQRLLDQERAARAAEAESAALAERARIAREIHDVLAHSLSAQLVHLEAARLLIERGADRERILERVVAARGMARDGLAETRQALSALRGELTPLEDFLGELVSGAEGAAVTVTGEPRPLPAEASQAVRRVAQEALTNVRKHAQGAKVDLRLDYSDHQVTLNVRDSGGRPGDLTSSGGGYGLLGMRERAELLGGSLDAGPDEEGFAVTLKVPV, encoded by the coding sequence GTGACCGAGAACGCCTGGACGCGGTGGCCCTCGAAAGAGGCGCTCGGCCGCGCCGGAACCACCCGCCCCCGCCGCCTGCTCGCCTGGGCCGTCAGGATCCTGGTGATCGCCCTGCTGCTGTGGGGCGCGTACAACCAGAAGCATGTCGACGCCTGGACCGGGGTCGCCGCCCTCGCGGGCGTCGTCGTCGCCGGATTCCTCGGCTGGGCCTTCTTCCGCACCACCTACCAGCACCGACTGCTCCCCTCCCTGATCCTGCTGGCGACGCTCATGGGCATCGCGGTCGCCGCCGAGGCCACGGGATTCCGGGCACTGGCCCTCGTCCTGTGGTGCGGCTGCGGAATCACCGCCCTGGAGCGGCTCCCGCTCGCCGCCGCGGCCCCGGTGACCTCGGCGGGCCTCGCCGCGTACTCCGCCTTCAACAACGACGTCTGGCTGACCACCGCCGCCTCGGTCGTGGGCATGGCGCTGGCCGGCTACGTCCTGCGGCTGGACGCTGAGGCCCGGGGCAACGCACAGCGGCTGCTCGACCAGGAGCGGGCCGCGAGAGCCGCCGAGGCCGAGTCCGCGGCACTCGCCGAGCGGGCCAGGATCGCCCGCGAGATCCACGATGTGCTGGCCCACAGCCTCTCCGCGCAGCTCGTCCACCTGGAGGCGGCCCGGCTGCTGATCGAGCGGGGCGCCGACCGCGAGCGGATCCTGGAGCGGGTGGTGGCCGCCCGCGGCATGGCCCGCGACGGCCTCGCCGAGACCAGACAGGCGCTGTCCGCGCTGCGGGGCGAACTGACACCGCTGGAGGACTTCCTCGGCGAACTCGTCAGCGGGGCCGAAGGCGCGGCGGTCACTGTCACGGGTGAGCCCAGACCCCTGCCGGCCGAGGCGTCCCAGGCCGTGCGCCGGGTGGCCCAGGAGGCGCTGACGAACGTCCGCAAGCACGCCCAGGGCGCCAAGGTGGACCTGCGCCTCGACTACAGCGACCACCAAGTGACGCTGAATGTGCGGGACTCGGGCGGACGGCCCGGCGACCTCACGTCCTCCGGCGGCGGGTACGGTCTGCTCGGTATGCGCGAGCGCGCGGAACTGCTGGGCGGCTCGCTGGACGCGGGGCCGGACGAGGAGGGGTTCGCGGTGACACTGAAGGTGCCCGTATGA